The Desulfovibrio sp. G11 region GCCCGTTTTGTGGAAAAACCCGATGCAGTGACAGCCCAATCCATGTTGGATCAGGGTGGTTTTTTGTGGAACAGCGGCATGTTTCTGTTGCGTGCCTCCATATACCTGCAAGAGCTTGAGCGCTTTGCCCCCGAAATACACGCCGCCTGCTGCGCCGCCTGGCAAGGACGCGTGGTGGACGGCGCGTTCTGCCGCCCGGACACGTCCGCTTTTCTGGCTTCGCCGTCCGACTCCATCGACTACGCGGTCATGGAACAGACAGACCATGCGGCGGTGGTTCCCCTGTCCACAGACTGGAGCGACCTTGGCTCGTGGGAGGCGTTCTATCAGGCGGAACAGGGTGACGACAGCGGCAACGTTTGCCACGGCGACGTCATGACCCAAGACGCGGAAAACTGTTATTTTAACGCCCAGCACCGTCTGGTGGCGGCCATTGGCGTGCGCGATCTCGTGGTTGTAGAAACGCGCGATGCCATACTGGTGGCCCCGCGCGAGCGGGTGCAGGAAGTCAAAAGCATGGTCGGCCGCCTGCAGTCAGCCCGGCGAACAGAATGCAGGCAGCATCCGCTGGTGTACCGCCCCTGGGGCAGCTACGAAACGCTCGTTATGGACGGCCGCTTTCAGGTAAAACGCATCACGGTCAACCCCGGCGCGGAGCTTTCCCTCCAGATGCACCATCACCGCGCCGAACATTGGGTGGTGGTCAGCGGCACGGCAGAGGTGACCAACGGCAATGAAACCCGCCTGTATACAGAAAACCAGTCCACCTACATTCCCGTGGGAACGCGGCACAGGCTGAAAAACCCCGGCGTCATCCCTCTGGTACTTATTGAAATCCAGTCCGGCGCATATCTGGGCGAAGACGACATTGTGCGCTTTGCCGATGTGTACGGACGCAAGCAAAGTTGAATTCGCGTAGCAACTTTTTTGAGTAAATACCTAGGGGCTGGTTGATACTGATGTTGCAAAGAACCTCACTTCTTTTTTTCTTAAAAAAAATTTGGAAACGGTTTCCTCCCGGCTTACGCCTCTGGCTATTGAGGGTGCGATCTGCTACATGCTTGGATCCACGTCCAACGCCAACCAGCACAAATTCTATGGCAATACTTGGCGCCTTCAGTAGCAGTAGCGGGTTGGCCCAAGGAGCAAGGCTTTATGCCAACCGTGTTGAGCGGGAGGGACACACTGTAATACGGGTAGATATAACCGAAGCTATGGTGCAACAGCCCGCTTTTTCTCTGGAAGAAAGCGGCGCTATTTCCCTTAAGGAATTTATGAGCATGAAGCTACCGTGTATTTTGGTCATTCATGCCAACCCTCCTCAATTTCATTTGATTCTTTTCAGGCTGGGCAAGCGTTTTTTACACAACAAGAAAATTATAGGCTATTGGGCTTGGGAACTGGCGGTCGTTCCGGACGTATGGCGCCATGCGCTCCAGTATCTTGACGCAGTTGAAGTTCCAAGCGCCTTTGTACGCGAGGCCTTGTTGCCGTGCACGGACAAGGAAGTTGTCGTTGTGCCGCACGTGCTGGAAGCACCACAGAAACAGAAAACTGCCTTTGCTTGTGACGGTATTGTTCGCTGTCTCTTTATATTTGATATGGGATCTGCCTTCGCCAGAAAAAACCCGATGGCGGCACTTGAAGCTTTTCGCTTGGCGTTCAAGCCAGGTGAAGCAGAGATGACGTTCAAAGTCAGTTCACCTCAAGCCGACTACGAAAACTTTAAAAAATTTGAACAAGCGTGTGCACAGGTACCGGGCGTCAGTATTATGACAAAAACATTGGATGACGTTGCGTTGGAAGAGCTTTACCTGAAACATGACATATATCTTTCCCTACACCGCTCAGAGGGGTACGGATTGACTATCCATGAAGCTTTGCTTTACGGTCTGCACGCTGTGGCCACAGGCTGGTCTGGGAATATGGATTTTATGGATATGCCCAAAGCCCATGCCGTGCCTTATACGCTTGTGGCGATGCAGGCGACAAGCGGCGCGTTCAAAGGATTGAAAGCGAAATGGGCTGAAGCCGACATTGATGCCGCCGGGCAAACTTTACGGCGTTTGCGTCAAGAATTGTTGATCGACCATCGTTAGCGTAATCGCCCTATTCCCTGGGCTTGTACCTTGCCGTGCACGTGTTGGAGGCCGTTTGAATACTCTTCGGTTGCTTTTTTTTAGTTTTTCAAGAATTTGGCGTGTGCTCCCGCACAGACTGCGCAAATCGGGGACAGGACTCTTTATCAGCATGGTCATTCTTGGCCTGTTGGAATTGGGCGGTATTTTGAGCCTGTCTCTTTTTGTGGGCGTGCTTAATGATCCGGAGAGAGTTCAACAGTCCAAGTATGCCGCTTTGATACTGGAATATGCGCCCTTTCTAGGCCCGGTCTTTGCTGATTCGCGAACACTGATGTTATGCACTGTGCTGGTGCCCATCAGTATGATCGTTACAAAAAATATGGTTTCAGCTTTTGTTACCTGGAAAACCGGATTGCTGGGCGGCGAAGTAGCCGGATTTGTCGGGTGTGAAATCATGCGCCGCTTTGTTTACATGCCTTATGACTGGCATATTTCTTCACTCAGTGCCGAAGCCTTCACCAAAATGTCATGGCGTCACTCTCTCGGGCAATTACTCATACAGAGCATGGTGGCCTACAGCAATTTTATTACAGCAGGCTTACTATTTCTGGGCTTGTTTATCTACGCGCCGGGATTGACCATGCTTGTCCTTGGGGTCATGGCCGTGACTGCCGTTACACTTTACGGCGCCGTCAGAAAAAATATTGACAAATCATCTCATAATAACGCCCAGGCCCAAGCCAAAGAATCTCACGCCACAATGGCAGCGG contains the following coding sequences:
- a CDS encoding glycosyltransferase family 4 protein; its protein translation is MAILGAFSSSSGLAQGARLYANRVEREGHTVIRVDITEAMVQQPAFSLEESGAISLKEFMSMKLPCILVIHANPPQFHLILFRLGKRFLHNKKIIGYWAWELAVVPDVWRHALQYLDAVEVPSAFVREALLPCTDKEVVVVPHVLEAPQKQKTAFACDGIVRCLFIFDMGSAFARKNPMAALEAFRLAFKPGEAEMTFKVSSPQADYENFKKFEQACAQVPGVSIMTKTLDDVALEELYLKHDIYLSLHRSEGYGLTIHEALLYGLHAVATGWSGNMDFMDMPKAHAVPYTLVAMQATSGAFKGLKAKWAEADIDAAGQTLRRLRQELLIDHR
- a CDS encoding mannose-1-phosphate guanylyltransferase/mannose-6-phosphate isomerase, encoding MPSIAPVILCGGSGTRLWPLSRETYPKQFVDLGEGRTLFKDTLLRAQRIQESLEPVIVCNEAHRFYVTAALYECHVRATILLEPAPRNTAPAIALAALALARDGADPLMLVLPSDHAIGDENAFLKEVEAAASLAEQGHIVTFGITPASPETGFGYIEQGEVLGEVLGQGGFRVARFVEKPDAVTAQSMLDQGGFLWNSGMFLLRASIYLQELERFAPEIHAACCAAWQGRVVDGAFCRPDTSAFLASPSDSIDYAVMEQTDHAAVVPLSTDWSDLGSWEAFYQAEQGDDSGNVCHGDVMTQDAENCYFNAQHRLVAAIGVRDLVVVETRDAILVAPRERVQEVKSMVGRLQSARRTECRQHPLVYRPWGSYETLVMDGRFQVKRITVNPGAELSLQMHHHRAEHWVVVSGTAEVTNGNETRLYTENQSTYIPVGTRHRLKNPGVIPLVLIEIQSGAYLGEDDIVRFADVYGRKQS